A window of Roseiflexus castenholzii DSM 13941 genomic DNA:
ACCGTGCTTATGCCGCGGCGGATGTGATGATTGGGTTCTCATGATGGTCATTTGTCCGGCGCCCACACCGGACGGCGTTTTTCAATGAAAGCGTCGATCCCTTCCTGGGCGCATGGTTCCATCATGTTGCATGCCATCGTCTCACCCGCCAACCGATAGGCATCGGCAATCCCCATCTCGATCTGGCGGTAGAAGAGCGACTTGCCGATCGCAATCGCTTCCGCCGGTCGGGCGACGATGGCGTCGGTCAGGCGCTGCACCTCGGCGTCGAGATCGGTGGCCGGCACAACGCGATTGACCAGTCCGAGCGCCTGTGCGGTATGGGCGTCGATAAACTCGCCGGTGACGAGCATCTCAAAGGCGGCTTTGCGCCCGATATTGCGCGACAGCGCCACACCTGGCGTCGAGCAGAATAGCCCCACGTTGATGCCGGAAACCGCAAACGTCGCCTCCTCTGCGGCGACTGCCAGGTCGCACATGGCGACTAACTGACACCCGGCTGCCGTGGCAATCCCGTGCACACGCGCGATCACCGGTTGTGGCAG
This region includes:
- a CDS encoding enoyl-CoA hydratase, with the translated sequence MQVAETLPATEPYVIADRDARGVVRLTLNRPRQFNALSEEMLAALQAELDAVAADPQARVVIIAGQGKAFCAGHDLKQMRANSSQEYYEELFARCSQVMLTIQRLPQPVIARVHGIATAAGCQLVAMCDLAVAAEEATFAVSGINVGLFCSTPGVALSRNIGRKAAFEMLVTGEFIDAHTAQALGLVNRVVPATDLDAEVQRLTDAIVARPAEAIAIGKSLFYRQIEMGIADAYRLAGETMACNMMEPCAQEGIDAFIEKRRPVWAPDK